In a single window of the Nicotiana tomentosiformis chromosome 8, ASM39032v3, whole genome shotgun sequence genome:
- the LOC104110953 gene encoding uncharacterized protein, with the protein MVKAWIMNALSKEISKTAKEAWDNLEERYGVANTSQYYSIQRAIAATTYGSSDIATYFTKLKGYWDKIGSCSFGRPCTCGTLPEFIEGQQFVQFLSRLNDTYSNYAEQQLHDESSTIICKGILSVDQR; encoded by the coding sequence ATGGTTAAAGCTTGGATTATGAATGCACTATCTAAGGAGATATCCAAGACTGCTAAGGAGGCTTGGGATAATCTAGAAGAACGATATGGTGTTGCAAATACCTCTCAATATTATAGTATTCAAAGAGCCATAGCAGCCACTACATATGGATCTTCTGATATAGCTACATACTTTACAAAGTTAAAGGGTTATTGGGATAAAATTGGTAGTTGCTCTTTTGGTAGGCCGTGCACTTGTGGTACTTTGCCTGAGTTCATTGAGGGACAACAATTTGTTCAATTTTTATCTAGACTGAATGACACATATTCTAACTATGCGGAGCAACAACTTCATGATGAGTCCAGTACCATCATATGCAAAGGCATACTCAGTGTTGATCAGAGATGA